From Epinephelus lanceolatus isolate andai-2023 chromosome 5, ASM4190304v1, whole genome shotgun sequence, the proteins below share one genomic window:
- the LOC144463527 gene encoding histone H3-like has translation MARTKQTARKSTGGKAPRKQLATKAARKSAPATGGVKKPHRYRPGTVALREIRRYQKSTELLIRKLPFQRLVREIAQDFKTDLRFQSSAVMALQESSEAYLVGLFEDTNLCAIHAKRVTIMPKDIQLARRIRGERA, from the coding sequence ATGGCAAGAACCAAGCAGACCGCTCGTAAATCCACCGGAGGCAAAGCCCCGAGGAAGCAGCTGGCCACCAAGGCTGCCCGTAAGAGCGCCCCGGCCACCGGCGGCGTGAAGAAGCCTCACCGTTACAGGCCCGGTACCGTGGCTCTGAGAGAGATCCGTCGCTACCAGAAATCCACGGAGCTGCTGATCCGCAAGCTGCCCTTCCAGCGCCTGGTCCGAGAAATCGCTCAGGACTTCAAGACCGACCTGCGCTTCCAGAGCTCCGCTGTCATGGCTCTGCAGGAGTCCAGTGAGGCTTACCTGGTGGGCCTGTTTGAGGACACCAACCTGTGCGCCATCCACGCCAAGAGAGTCACCATCATGCCCAAAGACATCCAGCTGGCCCGTCGCATCCGCGGAGAGAGAGCTTaa
- the LOC144463614 gene encoding histone H4, whose amino-acid sequence MSGRGKGGKGLGKGGAKRHRKVLRDNIQGITKPAIRRLARRGGVKRISGLIYEETRGVLKVFLENVIRDAVTYTEHAKRKTVTAMDVVYALKRQGRTLYGFGG is encoded by the coding sequence ATGAGTGGTCGCGGCAAGGGAGGAAAAGGACTCGGTAAAGGAGGCGCTAAGCGTCACCGTAAAGTTCTCCGTGATAACATCCAGGGAATCACCAAACCCGCTATCCGCCGTCTGGCTCGCCGTGGTGGAGTGAAGCGTATTTCCGGTCTGATCTACGAGGAGACCCGCGGTGTGTTGAAGGTGTTCCTGGAGAATGTGATCCGTGATGCCGTCACCTACACCGAGCACGCCAAGAGGAAGACTGTGACCGCCATGGATGTGGTGTATGCTCTGAAGAGGCAGGGTCGCACTCTGTACGGCTTCGGAGGTTAA
- the LOC144463615 gene encoding histone H2B 1/2-like, with amino-acid sequence MPETTVKAPKKGSKKAVSKSVSKTGKKKRRTRKESYAIYVYKVLKQVHPDTGISSKAMGIMNSFVSDIFERIAGEASRLAHYNKRSTITSREIQTAVRLLLPGELAKHAVSEGTKAVTKYTSSK; translated from the coding sequence ATGCCTGAAACCACCGTGAAAGCGCCCAAGAAGGGCTCAAAGAAAGCCGTGTCTAAGAGCGTCAGTAAGACCggcaagaagaagaggaggaccaGGAAGGAGAGCTACGCCATCTACGTGTACAAGGTGCTGAAGCAGGTCCACCCCGACACCGGTATCTCGTCCAAGGCCATGGGTATCATGAACTCGTTTGTGAGCGACATCTTTGAGCGCATCGCCGGTGAGGCCTCCCGTCTGGCTCACTACAACAAGCGCTCCaccatcacttccagggagATCCAGACCGCCGTCCGCCTGCTGCTGCCCGGTGAGCTGGCCAAGCACGCCGTGTCTGAGGGCACCAAGGCCGTCACCAAGTACACCAGCTCCAAGTAG